The Myxococcales bacterium genome includes the window CCCGGGCGCTAATTAACCGCGGCGAGCGCGGCGCAAAGTTGATGCCGACAAAATCCGCGCCCGCGTGCGCGATCGCCGCGGCGTCGAGCGGTGTCGTGACGCCGCAGATCTTGACCAGGGTCACGCCAGCTCACCCGTGCGCAGCGCATGCAAGGCCGCTCCGGGGTCGACCTTGCGCATCAGCGATTCGCCGACCAGCGCCGCGTGAAACCCAAGCGCCTGCATGCGCAGGAGATCTGCATGGGTCGCAATGCCAGACTCGGCGATGGCCGTGACCTCTTTGGGCAGGCGACGCAACAGGCGCTCCCCCAGCGACATGTCGACCTGCATGGTCGACAAATTGCGATGATTGATGCCGATGAGGTTGGCCCCGCCGTTTACCGCGACGTCGAGTTCGTCACCGTCGTGCACTTCTACCAAGGCGGTCATGCCTAGCGCCGCGATGAGCTTTGCGAGCGCCGCGAATTGGTCAGCCGCGAGCCCGGCGATGATCAGCAGCACGGCATCCGCACCGAGAGCGCGGGCTTGGTACACCTGATACTCATCAATGATAAAATCCTTGCGCAGCAGCGGAATCGCCGCAACCTCGGCAATGGCCGGCAAAAACGACGGATGCCCACCGAAAAAGGTTTCGTCGGTGAGCACGGAAATGGCGTCGGCACCCGCCGCGGCGTAGCGCGTCGCAACCCATTTCGGGTCGGCATCCTGGGCGATCCAACCTGCGGACGGCGAGGCTCGCTTAACTTCGGCGATGATCGCAATCGCCCCGTCGCGCCGCCTAAGCGCGGCGCAAAAATCGCGCGCGGGCGGTGCCGCCTCGGCGAGCGCTACGATTTCTGGCCATGGCACCTCGGCTTGCGCCTCGGCGAGCTCATGCTGCTTGTGCGCGATAATCCTCTGCAAGATGCTCATGCCGCCACCTCGCGACTCGTCGCGATCAAGGCGTCAAGCACGCGCCTGGCGTCGCCGCCGCAAATGGCCCGCGTCGCGAGCGACGTCGCCGCGACCAAATCGCGCTGGCCAGTTGCCACCGCGTACGCCAGCGCGGCGGTCATCGCGGTTGCATGAAAATAGGCGCGAAGCTCATCGGGACACGTCTCGCCCATGCCGAGCAGCGCCGTCAAAGCCTGCGCGTTGTACGCTGCGTCGCCACCAGCCAGACCGCTCGCGGCCACCGGCGAGAGGCCAAATTGCTCGGGCGCAAGTGTTAGCGTCGCAACCTGGCCGTGCTCGACTAGGCGCGCATGGGTTGCGCCATCGACGGCGATTTCATCGGACGCGTCGTGGCCCGAGATGACATACGCCCGCGTGACGCCCAGCAACACGAGCGCATCGGCAACAAGGTCGAGCCACCTCGGCGCGAACACGCCGACGACTTGATAGGGCACGGCCGCGGGATTGGTCAGCGGGCCAAGCAAGTTAAACAGCGTGCGGATCGCCATTTCTCGGCGGACGGGTGCAACATGCTTGGTCGCGCCGTGAAAGGCGGGCGCAAACGCAAAGCCTAGCCCGCAAGCCTCGACGCAGCGAACGACCTGCGGCGCCGTAAGATCGATGGTTACCCCCAAGGCGGCCAGCACGTCCGCCGAGCCCGAGCGCGACGACTGCGCGCGGTTGCCATGCTTGAGCACGGGGACACCCATGGCCGCGACGACGAGGGCCGCGGTGGTTGAGATATTCAGCCATCCCTTGCCGTCGCCACCCGTGCCGCACGTGTCGACCGCGAGATGCTGCGAGGCAAATGAAATCGGCGTCGCCGCGGCGCGCATCGCGGCGGCGGCCCCGGCGAGCTGCGCCGCCGTCTCGCCATTGCGCCGCAAAAGCGCCAGCAGCGCGGCGGTCTGCGCCGACGGCCACCTGCCCTGCATCATGTCGCCAACAATGCGCTGCATGTCGGGGCCGCCTGGCACCCAGCCTTCGCACAGGCGGTCGAGCGTTTCAGCCGACACGGCGCTCCGCGACTGGCCTGCCGCTTGCCAAAAAGTTTCCGAGCAGCTGCTTGCCGGCTGGCGTCATGATGGACTCGGGATGGAACTGCACGCCTTCGCAGGGCGCAGCCGTGCTTGCAAAGCCGCGATGCGACACGCCCATGATCTCATCGCCCCAGGTCTTGGCCGTGATCTCCAAGGTCTCGGGCAGCGACTCTGGATCGATCACGAGCGAGTGATAGCGCATGACTTGAAGTGGGTTTTCCAGGCCGGCATAGAGCCCCGACTCCTGATGAAACACGCGCGAGGTCTTGCCGTGCATGGGCTGCGCCGCCCGCACGATTTGTGCGCCAAAGGCCTGACCGATGCACTGGTGACCAAGGCAAACCCCGAGCAGCGGAATGCGCCCGGCAAACGCCGTCACCACGTCGAGCGAGATGCCCGCCTCATTGGGGCTGCAGGGGCCCGGCGAAATCACGAGATACGCTGGCGCCATAGCGGCGATGTCATTAACCGCGATTTCGTCATTGCGCACCACGCGCACCTCTTGGCCCAGCTCGCCAAAATATTGCACGAGGTTGTAGGTAAACGAATCGTAATTATCGATCAGCAGCAGCATCGCGGCATCCTTCCTCGGCCAGCGACAGCGCGCGAAACACCGCGCTCGCCTTGTCGATGGTTTCTTGATACTCGGCCGCCGGGTCCGAATCCGCGACAATGCCCGCGCCGGCCTGGACATACATGCGCTCCTGCAGCGAAACCAGCGTGCGGATGGCAATGGCGACGTCCATGTTGCCATCGTATGAGACGTAGCCCACGGCACCGCCAAACACGCCGCGTCGATGGGGCTCGAGTTCGTCGATTATTTCCATCGCGCGAATCTTGGGCGCGCCCGAAAGCGTGCCGGCTGGAAACGTCGCACGGAGCACGTCCTGCCACGTTACGTCCGGGCGCGCCGTGCCACGCACGCTGGAGACCATGTGCATCACATGAGAATACTGCTCGATCGCCGCGAGCTCGGTCACCTCGACGCTCCCTGGCACGCAAACGCGCCCGACGTCGTTGCGGCCCAGGTCGACGAGCATCAAATGCTCAGCGCGCTCCTTGGGGTCGGCGAGCAACTCCGCGGCAAGCTCGGCATCCCGCGCCGCGGTGCCCCCGCGCGGCCTGGTGCCGGCAATCGGCCGCACCGCGATCTCACGGCCTTCATAGCGCACCAAGGTTTCCGGCGACGCACCCGCAATGGTGAACTCCGGCGACTCAAGGTAATACATATAGGGCGAGGGATTCACCAGGCGCAGACAGCGATACACATCGAGCGGATTCACACCCTGCGGCGTCGCGGCCAAGCGCTGTGACAGGACGACCTGAAAGGCATCGCCGGCGCGAATGTATTCCTTGATGCGGCCGACCGCCGCGAGATAATCGGGCTTCGCGAAGCTCGAGGTCCAGGCGACCGCGGGGACCTCGCGGGAGGGTGGCAGGACGGGCGGTAGGCGCGGCACCGTGCGCAGCAATTGCCACACGCGCTCGATCCGCTCGCAGGCCAAATCATAGGCTGCGGCCGCAGCCGCGCGATTTTTTACTAGCGGGGTCGCGACAATTTTTATCGTTTGCCGCAAGTGATCGAAGATCAGGACGATGTCCGAAAAGATAAAGCGAAGATCGGGCACCGGAAGATCCGTCGGCGCGCGCGCCGGCAAGCGTTCAAAGGCGCGCACGCAGTCATAGCTGATATGGCCGACCGCGCCGCCCCAAAAGCGCGGCAGGCCTGGCACCGAGACCGGCTGAAATTCGCGCAGCATGGCGGCGAGCGCATCGGTTGGATCGGCCACCGTGGAGGTCGAGATGCGGACGCCGCCGCCTGATTCAATATCGCGCCAGGTCGCGACCGCTGAGGTGCCGGATACTTGAAGTGACGCCCGAGGCATCCCGCCGACAAATGAGTAATTTGCCCATTGCGCGCCGCCAAGCACCGATTCAAGGAGGAAGCGATGGCCGCGGTCAAATGGGGGCGCTGGCTCGCAGCTGGTGGTGGCCCCCAAGGCGTGCAGCGCCGCGACGGGCGTCAGATCGTCAGCAACCACCTCGCGATAGACGGGGATGAGATTGCCGTGCGCCGCCAGCTCGACAAACTCTTCCTTGCTCGGCACTTGCATGGAAAAAGTGTACCGCACAATGGCCCCGGCGCGCGGGTGTTGACCTTGCGGAGCTGCGTTTTCGCGGGCACAATCCGCCCATGCAACCAACCGCAGGATCGCTCGCCGCAACGGATCCGGCCATCGCCGCCTTGATTGCCGCTGAGGAAAGGCGGCAGCGCGAAAAGGTTCGGCTGATCGCTTCGGAAAACTATGTCTCGACTGCCGTGCTCGAGGCCTCGGGGACCGTGCTGACCAACAAGTATTCAGAGGGCTATCCCGGCAAGCGCTATTACGAAGGCCAGCAGAACATAGACCAAATTGAACAACTCGCGATTGATCGCGCCAAGGCGTTGTTTCACGCCGAGCACGCCAACGTGCAGCCCTATTCCGGATCGCCCGCCAATCTCGCCGTGCTGTATGCGTTTTGCAAACCGGGCGATACGATCATGGGGCTGGCGCTGCCCGCGGGGGGACACCTCACGCACGGTTGGAACGTCTCGATCACCGGTTCGTTTTTCCGCGCGGTGCAGTACGGCGTGCGCAAGGACACCGGGCTGGTCGACATGAACGAAGTAGCCGACCTCGCCAAGCGGGAAAAGCCCAAGCTGATTTTTGCCGGTGGCACGGCGATTCCACGCACCATCGATTTTGCGGCCTATGCGGAGATTGCGCGCAGCGTCGGCGCAATCTTTGTCGCAGATATTGCGCACATTGCGGGGCTCATCGCGGGCGGGGCGCACCCCTCGCCGGTCGCCGTCGCGGATGTCGTCTCGAGCACGACGCACAAGACCCTTCGCGGCCCGCGCGGCGGGATGATCTTATGCAAGGAAGGCCATGCCAAGGCCATCGATCGCGCGGTGTTCCCGGGCTTGCAAGGTGGCCCGCACAACCACACCACCGCGGCCCTCGCGGTGGCGCTCACCGAAGCGGCGACGCCGGCCTTTCGCGACTATGCCGCGCAAATCGTGACCAATGCCAAGGCGCTTGCGGCGTCGCTATCGCAGCAAGGCTTTGACCTCATCACGGGCGGCACCGATAACCATCTCATCCTCGCCGACCTCACCAACAAACAAGTCCCGGGCAAGGTAGCGGCCAAGGCGCTTGATGCGGCTGGCATCGTGCTCAATTACAACTCGGTGCCATTTGACCCGCGCAAGCCGTTTGACCCCTCTGGCATCCGCATTGGCACGGCGGCGGTGACGAGCCGCGGCATGAAGGCCCCCGAGATGGCGCACATCGGGCGGTGGATCGGCGAGGTGGTCGCAGAGCCAACCAATGCCGCCTTACATGCGAAGATCGCGGGCGCGGTGCGCGAGTTTTGCGCGGCATTTCCCGCGCCAGGCCTTTAGGTCGCGGCCGGCTTGGTGCCCGCACGCGGATCGCTTATGGCAATTGGATCCGGTGTTAGCCCAAGTATCAGCGCGCGCGCTTCGCCGATGGCCATCAGCGAGCCAGCGACAACGACGGTGCCACCAGGGCCCGCGAGCGTGGCCGCCGCATCGAGCGCGGCGCGCATCGCCGCCTC containing:
- the trpC gene encoding indole-3-glycerol phosphate synthase TrpC, which codes for MSILQRIIAHKQHELAEAQAEVPWPEIVALAEAAPPARDFCAALRRRDGAIAIIAEVKRASPSAGWIAQDADPKWVATRYAAAGADAISVLTDETFFGGHPSFLPAIAEVAAIPLLRKDFIIDEYQVYQARALGADAVLLIIAGLAADQFAALAKLIAALGMTALVEVHDGDELDVAVNGGANLIGINHRNLSTMQVDMSLGERLLRRLPKEVTAIAESGIATHADLLRMQALGFHAALVGESLMRKVDPGAALHALRTGELA
- the trpD gene encoding anthranilate phosphoribosyltransferase, with amino-acid sequence MSAETLDRLCEGWVPGGPDMQRIVGDMMQGRWPSAQTAALLALLRRNGETAAQLAGAAAAMRAAATPISFASQHLAVDTCGTGGDGKGWLNISTTAALVVAAMGVPVLKHGNRAQSSRSGSADVLAALGVTIDLTAPQVVRCVEACGLGFAFAPAFHGATKHVAPVRREMAIRTLFNLLGPLTNPAAVPYQVVGVFAPRWLDLVADALVLLGVTRAYVISGHDASDEIAVDGATHARLVEHGQVATLTLAPEQFGLSPVAASGLAGGDAAYNAQALTALLGMGETCPDELRAYFHATAMTAALAYAVATGQRDLVAATSLATRAICGGDARRVLDALIATSREVAA
- a CDS encoding aminodeoxychorismate/anthranilate synthase component II, with protein sequence MLLLIDNYDSFTYNLVQYFGELGQEVRVVRNDEIAVNDIAAMAPAYLVISPGPCSPNEAGISLDVVTAFAGRIPLLGVCLGHQCIGQAFGAQIVRAAQPMHGKTSRVFHQESGLYAGLENPLQVMRYHSLVIDPESLPETLEITAKTWGDEIMGVSHRGFASTAAPCEGVQFHPESIMTPAGKQLLGNFLASGRPVAERRVG
- the trpE gene encoding anthranilate synthase component I, with protein sequence MQVPSKEEFVELAAHGNLIPVYREVVADDLTPVAALHALGATTSCEPAPPFDRGHRFLLESVLGGAQWANYSFVGGMPRASLQVSGTSAVATWRDIESGGGVRISTSTVADPTDALAAMLREFQPVSVPGLPRFWGGAVGHISYDCVRAFERLPARAPTDLPVPDLRFIFSDIVLIFDHLRQTIKIVATPLVKNRAAAAAAYDLACERIERVWQLLRTVPRLPPVLPPSREVPAVAWTSSFAKPDYLAAVGRIKEYIRAGDAFQVVLSQRLAATPQGVNPLDVYRCLRLVNPSPYMYYLESPEFTIAGASPETLVRYEGREIAVRPIAGTRPRGGTAARDAELAAELLADPKERAEHLMLVDLGRNDVGRVCVPGSVEVTELAAIEQYSHVMHMVSSVRGTARPDVTWQDVLRATFPAGTLSGAPKIRAMEIIDELEPHRRGVFGGAVGYVSYDGNMDVAIAIRTLVSLQERMYVQAGAGIVADSDPAAEYQETIDKASAVFRALSLAEEGCRDAAADR
- a CDS encoding serine hydroxymethyltransferase, translated to MQPTAGSLAATDPAIAALIAAEERRQREKVRLIASENYVSTAVLEASGTVLTNKYSEGYPGKRYYEGQQNIDQIEQLAIDRAKALFHAEHANVQPYSGSPANLAVLYAFCKPGDTIMGLALPAGGHLTHGWNVSITGSFFRAVQYGVRKDTGLVDMNEVADLAKREKPKLIFAGGTAIPRTIDFAAYAEIARSVGAIFVADIAHIAGLIAGGAHPSPVAVADVVSSTTHKTLRGPRGGMILCKEGHAKAIDRAVFPGLQGGPHNHTTAALAVALTEAATPAFRDYAAQIVTNAKALAASLSQQGFDLITGGTDNHLILADLTNKQVPGKVAAKALDAAGIVLNYNSVPFDPRKPFDPSGIRIGTAAVTSRGMKAPEMAHIGRWIGEVVAEPTNAALHAKIAGAVREFCAAFPAPGL